ATTAATGAAACTAATGTTACATATATTATGAGATGAAATAACATTTCTCATGCAGGAAGGACCACTAAAATAGAAGGGGAGGCTAGGATCGTTGAAGTTGCTGGGTGCTGAAAGGATTACTAGGTAGTTCTTGGTGGTGCCACTGGAAATAGGGATGAACGCATCGAGCTGCTTCCAAGTATAAGGGCGTCTGCATTCCACCAATTGGGGAACCTGGTCAAGAAAGAAAGCTCCTTGTCAAACGTTCAGTAATGAGAGATTTTTGCTTGAGAAAAGAACAAGAACACGGcgtcacttttcttttctttttttttctgaacAAGAAATTCAACTCTTGAGCTGGAGGCAATAACATcaagttagaaaattttctaatttgTATTAGAGAATGTCtaaagtccaactggttggattaTAAGTATGTCGGTAACTTCCAAACATTTCTGTGCGtgtggcatccaatccgtccaataggttggccccatcatgaggatcacGTTGTTCAATCGGTAACTTCCAAACATTTCTGTGTGTgcggcatccaatccgtccaataggttggccccatcatgaggatcaccttgttcaaaaatcagccatatccacttatgagtggaccacacttgtattttctatttatcaatagctagacattgttttctatggcacttgatgagtggatagggctgatttttacaATAGCTCATCCTCATTGTGGGGCCAACAtgttggaagggttggatatTACAAGCACTaaacaggttggaagttatccactagcTGGACTGTACCTTGTGATCCAACCAGTTGGATTTGAGACCTTCTCATTacatgagggagggagggagatacAGCAACTTACAATAAACTCAAGTGACTGAGATTCATGCGGCAACTTACAATAAACTCAAGTGACTGATGGTCATCAGGAACTTGGGATATTATCTCAGAGATTTCTTTATTGAGAAGGATCCAAAGAATTACAATGAATGAGATCAAATGCATGTCAACAAACAAGCTTTTCTCCAACCTAAAGCAGCCTTGATATTTTAGGCCATGTTGCTCCCAATTCTAGGCCAATAAATATGCTGTCCGTGTCTGTCCAAATCAATAAATAGATATGAGTAAAATCCTGAAGCCTGTTTTGAGTTTTAGGGCTATATGGGTGAATAACCCACTATCCATCGCTCTctttttttaatagcttttttggaTCTTGGGGCAGAATCTTGATAAAAGAATCTTTTGCTCATCTACCGATTTTATAGATTCTCCTCATTGGATCAACTTCACAATCTTCTTAGTTTTCTTGTCCTTTGGTTACTTCATAAGGCCTTCACGCAGTTCATAAGCGCTCTCAAAAACCAGTTTCTACCTCTGCTGTCTTTACCCACCCAAAAGCCAAATCAAACTCATCACCCTCATAAAGATGGTGAATCAGGGTGGGATCTAGTATATCTTACAATTGGGCTTGAAGCCAAAACTATGCACCACATAGTAATGAATAACCCACTCTCAGAtcatcactctcttccttccCGAGAAAAAATGGCTTGCAATGTTTTTAGATCATCTGCCGAATAGGGAGGTATTCGTCCTCGAACCAACTTCATAATCTCCCTACCATTCCTATCTTTGGAATTCTTCATTAGACCTTCAAGTAGTCTACAGATGCTGTCTGTACTCGGAAACCAGTTCCTACTCATGCTGTCTATACATAGCCTGAATGCCGTATCATACTCCCCTCCCTCACAAAGATAATGAATCATCGTTTGATAGATCTTAACATTAGGCTTGCAACCCTTACTCTGCAATGAATCGTAAACTCGTTTCGCCATGTCAAGATTACCCAACTTGAAAAACCCCTTGATAATCAAATTAAACGTCAGCTCATCTGGGTTGATACCAAGAACAGACATCTTACGCATCAAATTCCGGGCTTGCCAAGGCCGCCCCTTGTTAATCAAGTATTGAATCCTAACATTGAAAGTTGCAAGATTTGGATAACACTTTCTAATCATCATTAGATTCCACAAACCATCTGCAATCTCACGCCGATTACTCCTATAAAATGCAGATAGAAGCGTGGTGTATGTAATTACATCAGGCCTGATCCCTGCCTTTTCCATCTCTACCATTATCAAATAAGCAGAATCCAAACTACCCATTTCGCAGAACGCCTTGATCATGAGGTTAAAAGAGAATTCATCTGGCAAAATGCCAAATTTCCCAGGAATCTCATTGAAAAATGAACGAATCTCATCATATTTGTGGGTTAGAGACAAAACCTTGAGAGCAGCATTAAATGATTTGACAGTCCGACGGCACCCGAAGAGGTGCATGTCATGGAAAGTTTTAATAGCATGGTCGGCCATTCCAGCCTTCCCGTACAGCATGATGATGCGGACGATAAACCCCTCACGACGGCCCTGCGGGAGCGTCTTCTGCTGCTCGAGGAGCTGCTCAATATAGTCGAAGCGGCGGGCCCCTGCGAGGCGGGACACGGTATCTTCGAATGCAAACCGGTTCTCAACAACGAGGCGGTTGTGGGAGTTGGCCCTGAAGAGGTGGAAGAGTTTTTCAGGGTCTCTCTCAGCCTTGAGCTTATCGAGAGCAGGCAATTCAACAGATGGTATTGGTCTTGAATTGTTAGTATGGCAAGGGAGCTTTTCTGGGTGTTTTTGAGCCTTGAGATCAAGGTGTGCAGGCTCAGTGTTTCGCTCAAGTTTTGAAAGGTCAGTTAAAGAAGCAGCAGCAGTGGTGTCAAGGACAGCGGAGCAGAGTCTGCGAATGGAACGCAGGGAGAGCATGTTATGATTTTCTCCCCAATGTCTTTCTTAGAGCATTTTCCTTTCCATTACAAGAGAATCCTGAGAACAGAGAAGGAAAGCCAGCAACCCATCAAATTACAGAAGCAACAAAAGATGAGGAACAATAGAAGAAGAGCAAATGACTAGACTGCAGGTTGTGGTTGACATTTTCCAAAAGTTGGTGATTCATCTGCCATGAAAAAGTGGgccaatccaagccatccaaattaGGGCTGGCAATGGTCCCTAGGTCAGGccaaatcaatattttgaataggcctggctCCACTAGTTCAAAATCTAGGCCTGAACCAACACCACGTCCAACCATTGCCAGCCACAATCCAGATCTTGAACCCCACTTGAATGGATCATACAAACATCAATCGGGTGATTTCAACCATTCTGATTTTCCCATCAACAGCAGCCATCAGAGCTGATCATTCGGTGGGATCATGTGGATAGACCAAGGTTCAAATTGGGGCAATCGGACTACGTCAACAATTTGATCAGCAGTAAGAAAATGGACAGCTAACAAAAATTTGAGcaacagaaaaaaataaataaataataataataataaaatatacagGATGTTCGGATTGTCCAAACAGTACCATTTGGGGCTATGGCTGTCCACAAAATGACCCAATAGATCAATGGTCCTGATTACATAACACATTTGACAAGTGCATGGCAAAAACAGAAAATTTCATGGAGCTTCCATTGAGTGTTCCACCAGAGCCGAAGGAAACTGATATTTACACCCTGTCATATAGATGCATACACCCTTCTTGCCCACTTTTTAGTACTAGAATAGTACACTTTTTATGCTGTCCAAATAACAGAAATGGAAATGAGAGGCACATGTATTAAAAACATAGGGTGTTTATAACATTTCTCACTCCCTCCCATTGCGGACATGTATCAAACACGTCATAGGCATGGTGTTTTATTTGGTGTCGAAAGGTTACGTACGGTTGCTTTTATTTCGACCTAGTTCCTTTTCCAAGTGATTCCAGAAATGGATAATGGATTTGACACTTGATCCAAAAACCTTTGatgtatccaaaaaaaaaaaaacccaacaaaaaaCAAAGATCTAAAAAACCCAACATcacaaataatatttaaaaaaaaaaaaaaaaaaacacacgaaAACATCACCGCcactgaaaaagaaagaaatcaaaacgAAGTCAAGGAAAATTAATAAGAACTCATAACGAGAGGTAGAGAGCATTGCATAAAGAGAAGAAATCAAAATAAGAAATTGGAACCTGTTTGAGGGGATTGAAAAGACATGGTGATTTGGGTTCAATGCCATGagattgcctctctctctctctctctctctccttcttcttcttcttcttcgttgcTGTGAAGTCGAGGAGCACCGACGGCGTGTTGCAAAACCCAAAGAACAGAAGTTCGCTCTACCGCTGTCACGACTCACGATCAAGCGTGTGTGCCCGcgattggggcccacatgatgaatggttacgatctaaaccgttcatgcacgatctaaaccgttcatgttgTGGTTTTTTAAAGTAGAAAAGCTAGAAAAGATAGCTACGGACCCGTTTACCATCACTGTCTTTaggtgggacgcggattgggaaccgagtaaactctgtggggcctgcacgtgatgtatgcgtcttatccacgccgtccatccgtttttccagatcattttaggccattatctcaaaattgaaacatataaaaatctcaagtggaccacaccacaggaaacagtggggagaatggcctccaccgttgagaccttcctagggtccacagtgatatttatttgtcatccaacctattcataaggtcacacagacatggatgaagagagaaaaaaaattatcAGCTCcatccaggaagttttcaacggtgggcgttcaattctaactctttcatgtggtggtccacttaagctttagatatgattcaattttggactcatgctctaaaatgatctataaaaacggatgtacggtgtggataagatacatacatcaatgtaggccccacaattTATTCAGTACACGCGTATTGAGGAACTCGGTAAGCAATCCGCGGCGCTGTAGGTGAGTTTAAAAcaatgaaaatagatttttcaatggCTCACAATCCACTCAGATCGAAGGTTGAGATCACCGATGAAGCCTGATTACGGGAACATGTACGGTTCAAATAATTAGAATGTATGAGAAAAgggtgagttatttgatactccttTCAACGCAAGTTGCACGCGATACGATAGCTCAAATCAAAACGTCCATGTAAAACACCCTCCCAATTActctcaaaatcagattgtttgagcAATCCCAGCCTCGGATTCGTGGCCACTTCTTTGTTGAAATATTGTCATtgtactattttattttatttttcactttttaaCTGTTCAATAATTATCCACCAATCCAATAATCATGGGATTAGAAAAGCCTAAGTTTTGGTTTGGTATACATCCAACTGGCATTCAATTTTCATGTGATTTTCAAGTGATTGTGTATCATCCACCCCACACTGCAAGAGTATTGTTGATGCTCTGTTTTTTCACTGTATATGTGCCAGCATGTCAGAATTAGATTTatagctcaattcaaaccgaacagcTATGAACCGGAGTGTCAGGACAGAACAAATGTCCATTTTAATATAGGTGATGGATCTTAATttatttggtttgaattgaaCCACAAATTCAATTCTATATTTCTATTACACCCATGCATATATAGCCGAAACTAGAGCAACAATAGCATTAATTACTAAACTAATCTTAAAAGAGCTAactccttttttattattatttctataggtattttttaaaaaaataaaaaaataaaaaaatttaagttaCTTATAAGAGTGTTGCCAAACAGGTCATTGGGCAATTTCAGTCCAAACACGAAAATGGTTAAGAATGCACTATTTCTACGAATACGAGATTTGGTCCATTCCTGTGATCAGTCTCATGAGGTGCGGCCGTGCGGTATGATActatttgcaaaatgacgaagGGGACCACCTACTCCGTGGTCCgtgcgaaatcggattgcgtactgagttactcagtgcacTCTTACcggactgagtaaactctgttgggcccactgtgaaatcatgtggtttatccacgccgtccatccgttttttcagatccttttaggggttgagcccaaaattgaagtatatcaaaatcttaagtagaccataccaaaggaaacagtggaagtattaatttccaccattgaaacctttctaaggcccccagtgatgtttatttgtcatccaaactgttaataagatcacaaagacatggatgaatggaaaaaacaaatatcatcttgatctaaaacttctgtgggccgcaagaacttttcaacgctagacttcaattcacgctgtttcaggtggtgtggtccactttagctttggatatgataaATTTTTGGGTTacacccctaaaattatatgataaaacggattaacggagttgatacaatgcatgaatgacggtgggcccccagaatttacttagtacgcaatccgcttcgggTCCGTGCCTCTCATCCTGCTCCCACTTACGTTCggatctatgccgttcatctacTTTGCCCGCTCTTATCTTTTGACATAAATAGAAGGTCTATAACGTTTAAGCTACTTAGATagtgctccagtgctctcagagcagtattaagttatagtgctccaagTTGCTTGAGGAATGGACAGGAGCTccgaggggccaccatgatggatgtgttttatccacaccgcccatccatttttttcgtatcattttagggtacaaacccaaaaatgagtcagttccaaggttcaagtggaccacacagtggagattaaatactTATTGTTGAAGCTTTTtgaggccacaaatgttttgatatttgtgttttcctttcatgcaGGTCTATGCGatcttatgaacagcttggatggcaattgagcatcacggtggacccagtaaggtttcaacagtgggtgtcgttatcaccattgcttcctctggtgtggtccacctgagccttgaatctgccttattttttgggcttatattctaaaatgatatggaaaaatggataaacggtgtggataaaactcatacatgaAAGTAGCCTCTCAGAGCCCCTGTCGGTTTCTAGCCAAGGACTGAtcggatgatctaatccatcctta
This region of Magnolia sinica isolate HGM2019 chromosome 1, MsV1, whole genome shotgun sequence genomic DNA includes:
- the LOC131256088 gene encoding pentatricopeptide repeat-containing protein At1g80150, mitochondrial, coding for MLSLRSIRRLCSAVLDTTAAASLTDLSKLERNTEPAHLDLKAQKHPEKLPCHTNNSRPIPSVELPALDKLKAERDPEKLFHLFRANSHNRLVVENRFAFEDTVSRLAGARRFDYIEQLLEQQKTLPQGRREGFIVRIIMLYGKAGMADHAIKTFHDMHLFGCRRTVKSFNAALKVLSLTHKYDEIRSFFNEIPGKFGILPDEFSFNLMIKAFCEMGSLDSAYLIMVEMEKAGIRPDVITYTTLLSAFYRSNRREIADGLWNLMMIRKCYPNLATFNVRIQYLINKGRPWQARNLMRKMSVLGINPDELTFNLIIKGFFKLGNLDMAKRVYDSLQSKGCKPNVKIYQTMIHYLCEGGEYDTAFRLCIDSMSRNWFPSTDSICRLLEGLMKNSKDRNGREIMKLVRGRIPPYSADDLKTLQAIFSREGRE